In the genome of Sorangium aterium, one region contains:
- a CDS encoding HAMP domain-containing protein, producing MLVSAPGPRPRAAHRPRSGVHLGIGVKLAAATVVVLTSVTVLVANQVIQKTRDDLVSAKANAASMMADLLSGSLTAPLDFGDRDTAQGDLDQLRSNRALIAAVAWGSDAEPVAKIGQPEGGLSAFTARGAENQVLEREIRVARPILRDDGRRLGTLVLVFSLEPENAAFAAARRNILAFAGIVGAMTAFLLLAFARWQIVHPLSRLVDAARRVGEGDRAVRVNVRRNDELGRLADVFNAMSSAILEREGKLEMATKSLRELFDNMREAIVAFGPDGRLGSEASKEARQLFGDRAAEGNHVAELLYRGGPLCVESQALRQWVDAAFDAEVDAFPEIAELAPREVWFERAPGDRRFLRIELCPIVSGQKIARIMLLATDQTELRRLAESVKTKDEEHARQIAAMRRLIAGGGQVFVRFIEISRERVARCSEILKPGGELCPADVDELLQQLHTMKGEARSFDLERLADEIMALEDELSMVQARARSEDRPSVEGRSASWRSRLTRVADELTRAQETFVDASPVGSAILDQITVRRTDVTRLGELVGPQGGEAAEIVRRLAARPFGEVLAPLVERVPRWAEREGKRARLEIDGREASIPSDLARLLPGVLLHLVRNAIAHGIEPPDARVRVGKPEVGVIRASCIEDRPLPTLLVEDDGQGIDFDALATRAGVDPKDQRRTRELLFTPGVSTKGDVSDLAGRGVGLSAVRADLLSVGWLIEVDASRRTGAAFVIRPQAAPLSNGE from the coding sequence ATGCTGGTCTCTGCCCCTGGTCCCCGGCCCCGAGCGGCTCACCGGCCGCGCTCTGGCGTTCACCTCGGCATCGGCGTCAAGCTCGCTGCAGCGACCGTGGTGGTCCTCACCAGCGTTACCGTGCTGGTCGCCAATCAGGTGATCCAGAAGACACGGGATGACCTCGTGTCGGCGAAGGCGAACGCCGCATCGATGATGGCGGATCTGCTCTCAGGGTCCCTGACCGCGCCGCTCGACTTCGGCGATCGCGACACGGCGCAAGGCGACCTCGACCAGCTCCGGTCGAACCGCGCGCTCATCGCGGCGGTTGCGTGGGGCAGCGACGCCGAGCCCGTCGCCAAGATCGGTCAGCCGGAAGGCGGCCTGTCGGCGTTCACCGCGCGGGGCGCCGAGAACCAGGTCCTGGAGCGCGAGATACGCGTCGCCCGCCCGATCTTGCGCGACGACGGGCGGCGCCTCGGGACGCTCGTCCTCGTCTTCTCGCTCGAGCCCGAGAACGCCGCGTTCGCCGCGGCGCGCCGCAACATCCTCGCGTTCGCGGGCATCGTCGGCGCGATGACGGCCTTCCTGCTCCTCGCGTTCGCGAGGTGGCAGATCGTGCATCCGCTCTCGCGGCTCGTCGACGCCGCGCGGCGCGTCGGGGAGGGGGACCGCGCCGTCCGCGTGAACGTCCGCAGGAACGACGAGCTCGGCCGGCTCGCCGACGTCTTCAACGCGATGAGCTCGGCCATCCTCGAGCGCGAGGGCAAGCTCGAGATGGCCACGAAGAGCCTCCGCGAGCTCTTCGACAACATGCGCGAGGCCATCGTGGCCTTCGGCCCCGACGGGCGCCTGGGCAGCGAGGCCTCGAAGGAGGCCAGGCAGCTCTTCGGCGACCGCGCCGCGGAGGGCAACCACGTCGCGGAGCTCCTCTACCGCGGCGGGCCGCTCTGCGTCGAGAGCCAGGCGCTCCGGCAGTGGGTCGACGCGGCGTTCGACGCGGAGGTCGACGCCTTCCCGGAGATCGCCGAGCTCGCCCCGCGCGAGGTGTGGTTCGAGCGCGCGCCGGGCGACCGCAGGTTCCTGCGGATCGAGCTCTGCCCCATCGTCTCCGGCCAGAAGATCGCGCGCATCATGCTGCTCGCGACCGACCAGACCGAGCTCAGGCGCCTCGCGGAGAGCGTCAAGACCAAGGACGAGGAGCACGCGCGCCAGATCGCCGCCATGCGCCGCCTCATCGCCGGCGGCGGCCAGGTCTTCGTCCGCTTCATCGAGATCTCGCGCGAGCGCGTGGCCCGGTGCAGCGAGATCCTGAAGCCCGGCGGGGAGCTCTGCCCCGCGGACGTCGACGAGCTCCTGCAGCAGCTGCACACCATGAAGGGCGAGGCCCGGTCGTTCGACCTGGAGCGCCTCGCGGACGAGATCATGGCGCTCGAGGACGAGCTCTCCATGGTCCAGGCGCGGGCGCGCTCGGAGGACAGGCCCTCGGTCGAGGGGCGCTCGGCGTCGTGGCGGTCGCGGCTCACCCGCGTCGCGGACGAGCTCACGCGCGCGCAGGAGACGTTCGTCGACGCCTCGCCCGTGGGCAGCGCGATCCTCGATCAGATCACGGTCCGCCGCACCGACGTCACCCGGCTCGGCGAGCTCGTGGGCCCGCAGGGCGGCGAGGCCGCCGAGATCGTCCGCCGCCTCGCGGCCCGGCCGTTCGGCGAGGTGCTCGCGCCGCTCGTCGAGCGCGTCCCCCGCTGGGCCGAGCGGGAGGGCAAGCGCGCCCGCCTCGAGATCGACGGCCGCGAGGCCTCCATTCCCTCGGATCTCGCCCGCCTGCTGCCGGGCGTGCTCCTCCACCTCGTGCGGAACGCGATCGCCCACGGCATCGAGCCCCCCGACGCGCGCGTCCGGGTGGGCAAGCCCGAGGTCGGCGTGATCCGCGCCAGCTGCATCGAGGATCGGCCGCTGCCCACCCTCCTCGTCGAGGACGACGGCCAGGGCATCGACTTCGACGCCCTCGCCACGCGCGCCGGCGTCGATCCGAAGGATCAGCGCCGGACTCGCGAGCTCCTGTTCACCCCCGGCGTGAGCACGAAGGGCGACGTGAGCGACCTCGCGGGCCGCGGCGTCGGCCTCTCCGCGGTCCGCGCCGATCTCCTCTCGGTCGGCTGGCTCATCGAGGTGGACGCGTCGCGCCGGACCGGCGCGGCGTTCGTGATCCGCCCCCAGGCTGCCCCTCTCAGCAACGGAGAATGA
- a CDS encoding YfiR family protein produces MTPRRRALVLGLFVAAALVPFHVMAEPATAPFAVQAEIVTRILPYDRGFPERVKGQVSFLLLSRAGDADSASAALQMRRALNDIGKVRDKPIRVESAEYSSASELAAACRAHDINVVYISSGLGREVAAIRGALTDTGILSFAAVEPYVSQGAVLGVDVADGKPRMSINLAQARAQHIDFPAPILKLARIY; encoded by the coding sequence ATGACGCCTCGCCGGCGCGCCCTCGTGCTCGGCCTCTTCGTCGCCGCCGCCCTCGTCCCGTTCCATGTCATGGCGGAGCCGGCGACGGCGCCCTTCGCCGTGCAAGCGGAGATCGTCACGCGCATCCTGCCGTACGACAGGGGCTTTCCCGAGCGGGTGAAAGGACAGGTCTCTTTCCTTTTGCTCTCCCGGGCGGGCGACGCGGACTCGGCGAGCGCCGCGCTCCAGATGAGGAGGGCGCTGAACGACATCGGCAAGGTCCGTGACAAACCGATCCGCGTGGAGAGCGCCGAGTACTCGAGCGCGTCCGAGCTCGCCGCGGCGTGTCGCGCGCACGACATCAACGTCGTCTACATCTCCTCGGGGCTCGGCAGGGAGGTCGCCGCGATACGCGGCGCGCTCACGGACACTGGCATCCTGAGCTTCGCGGCCGTGGAGCCCTACGTGTCGCAGGGGGCCGTGCTCGGCGTCGACGTCGCGGACGGCAAGCCGCGCATGAGCATCAACCTCGCGCAGGCCCGGGCCCAGCACATCGACTTCCCCGCTCCCATCCTCAAACTGGCAAGGATCTATTGA
- a CDS encoding stage II sporulation protein M: MIGARSQDEFVAARRQDWQELDHILLEGGESLAKKDGAAISRLAALYRSLCTDLMRARAARYTPDLTAYLDALAARAHATLYGAEPFRLPDVVSFFTRDFPRALRQNARFFAIACALFFLPSLVGIAGALASDEFAAHVLPSSVLQGMAQMYSEGLSGRDAGTDTGMAGFYVFNNVGIAFRCFATGVLFGAGSIFFLIYNGLFTGTVVGHVMSVGHGGNIWTFMCSHAPFELTAIVIAGGAGLEMGYALVETRGRTRIGSLRRAAPSIVRQVLGAAAMLLIAAGIEGFWSPSGLPPPVKWAASGVFSLLIVLYLALAGRSAEEAPR, from the coding sequence GTGATCGGCGCCCGCTCCCAGGACGAGTTCGTCGCGGCCCGCAGGCAGGACTGGCAGGAGCTCGATCACATCCTCCTCGAGGGCGGCGAGTCGCTCGCGAAGAAGGACGGCGCAGCCATCTCGCGCCTGGCCGCGCTCTACCGCTCGCTCTGCACCGATCTGATGCGCGCGCGCGCGGCGCGCTACACGCCCGATCTCACCGCGTACCTCGACGCGCTCGCCGCGCGCGCGCACGCGACGCTCTACGGCGCGGAGCCCTTCCGCCTGCCGGACGTGGTCTCCTTCTTCACCCGCGATTTCCCGCGCGCGTTGCGCCAGAACGCCCGCTTCTTCGCGATCGCCTGCGCCCTCTTCTTCCTCCCCTCGCTCGTCGGCATCGCGGGCGCGCTCGCCTCCGATGAGTTCGCCGCCCACGTGCTCCCGAGCTCGGTGCTCCAGGGCATGGCCCAGATGTACAGCGAGGGCCTCAGCGGGCGCGACGCGGGCACCGACACCGGCATGGCTGGGTTCTATGTCTTCAACAACGTCGGCATCGCCTTCCGCTGCTTCGCCACCGGCGTGCTCTTCGGCGCGGGCAGCATCTTCTTCCTCATCTACAACGGCCTCTTCACCGGCACCGTCGTCGGCCACGTGATGAGCGTGGGCCACGGCGGCAATATCTGGACGTTCATGTGCAGCCACGCGCCCTTCGAGCTCACCGCGATCGTGATCGCCGGCGGCGCGGGGCTCGAGATGGGCTACGCGCTCGTCGAGACGCGCGGCCGCACGCGCATCGGCTCCCTGCGCCGCGCGGCGCCGTCCATCGTGCGCCAGGTCCTCGGCGCGGCGGCGATGCTGCTGATCGCCGCGGGGATCGAGGGCTTCTGGTCCCCCTCGGGGCTCCCCCCGCCGGTGAAGTGGGCGGCCTCGGGCGTCTTCTCGCTGCTCATCGTCCTCTACCTCGCGCTCGCGGGTCGCTCCGCCGAGGAGGCGCCGCGATGA
- a CDS encoding TonB-dependent receptor plug domain-containing protein, with protein MSSTRLALLCAASIAWSTTSSREARAEDVSSLLEILEENVVSGASRSAERESDAPAMSSVITGAQLKLFGIRRLADALTFLASGVFAHDRMSVPEVGARGVALTRDSNSHVLIVLDGMVVNEQGGGAVFLHDIPIEIVDHIEVVLGPGSVLYGAQAMLGVINVVTKKAADHQGLRASLTLGASPPLDESGNIRAPNVEGIGGEGTAALGFGRRFTLLGQPAGVVAAVDMHRFEGPEVSFPKQRLPVLADGVSVMDLGSHAEPGFWGGTVEEQWFRRKAGAFVRLDAGDLSAVAQATRSSWAAPFMDLHENRVGAFDDARNDNTQTLVLTSVRYRARLSERLEGVARGYFGFSRIERSRYVVGHDPLVPHVPIDVLDPEQCPRGPSGPCRKDALFLSRWVGLELQARYDWAGDGASTTMAGVDGRLRTSAFEFVAFDELTGKSYGSDPARTRWHGGGYRLEDEAALGAYVQQTLRLFRPLSLNAGIRVDLDSRIPLEYVANAISPRAALILTPDERVSLKLIYSSAFRAPSFVELYTVSGRLLPNPDGLKPEKVSSLEAVSSFRSGAYSFTAGGFYSDWRDVIELQLLRAKAPSVSRYNNVPGIENYGANLGFETSFLERKLRVGVNSTFAATRRRMSEQQITRNARFGTGDDVPITVAPQVYGNARVSYEVGSGAVSLAAAYMGRRIADQAYYGGDPSNIAPRPEVPPQVELRAAVTGAIPGVKGAGYTLGGQYAFSGHEPYVVGPNQGQPRYLVESGPTADFALKNRLTLFAGIELHLDDDAAAGSPAAAARPSSIATVGRASHGASP; from the coding sequence GTGAGCTCGACCCGTCTCGCACTGCTCTGCGCCGCGTCGATCGCGTGGTCGACCACCTCCTCGCGGGAGGCGCGGGCCGAGGACGTCAGCTCGCTCCTCGAGATCCTCGAAGAGAACGTCGTGTCCGGCGCCTCGCGCTCCGCGGAGCGCGAGAGCGACGCGCCCGCCATGTCGTCGGTGATCACGGGCGCGCAGCTCAAGCTCTTCGGCATACGGCGCCTCGCCGACGCGCTCACCTTCCTCGCGAGCGGCGTTTTCGCGCACGACCGCATGTCGGTCCCGGAGGTCGGCGCGCGCGGCGTCGCCCTGACCCGGGACTCGAACAGCCACGTGCTGATCGTGCTCGACGGCATGGTCGTGAACGAGCAGGGCGGCGGCGCCGTCTTCCTGCACGATATCCCGATCGAGATCGTCGACCACATCGAGGTGGTCCTGGGCCCTGGCTCCGTGCTCTACGGCGCGCAGGCCATGCTGGGGGTCATCAACGTCGTCACGAAGAAGGCCGCCGATCACCAGGGCCTCCGCGCCTCCCTGACGCTCGGGGCGTCGCCGCCTCTCGACGAATCGGGCAACATCAGGGCGCCGAACGTCGAGGGCATCGGGGGCGAGGGCACGGCGGCGCTCGGCTTCGGGCGCCGCTTCACGCTGCTCGGACAGCCCGCGGGCGTGGTGGCGGCTGTCGACATGCACCGCTTCGAGGGGCCCGAGGTGAGCTTCCCGAAGCAGCGGCTCCCGGTCCTGGCGGACGGCGTGTCCGTCATGGATCTCGGCTCGCACGCCGAGCCCGGCTTCTGGGGCGGCACGGTGGAAGAGCAGTGGTTCCGCCGCAAGGCGGGCGCCTTCGTGCGCCTCGACGCCGGCGACCTGAGCGCCGTCGCGCAGGCGACGCGCTCGTCGTGGGCCGCGCCCTTCATGGATCTCCACGAGAACCGCGTCGGGGCCTTCGACGACGCGCGCAACGACAACACGCAGACGCTCGTCCTGACCAGCGTGCGTTATCGCGCCCGCCTGAGCGAGCGGCTCGAGGGCGTGGCGCGCGGGTACTTCGGCTTCAGCCGGATCGAGCGCTCGCGCTACGTGGTGGGCCACGACCCGCTCGTGCCGCACGTCCCGATCGACGTGCTCGATCCCGAGCAGTGCCCGCGCGGCCCGTCCGGGCCCTGCCGGAAGGACGCGCTGTTCCTCTCCCGCTGGGTCGGGCTGGAGCTCCAGGCGCGGTACGACTGGGCGGGCGACGGCGCCTCCACGACCATGGCGGGCGTCGATGGGCGCCTCCGCACCTCGGCCTTCGAGTTCGTCGCGTTCGACGAGCTCACGGGGAAGAGTTATGGCTCCGACCCGGCGCGCACGCGCTGGCACGGCGGCGGATACCGCCTCGAGGACGAGGCCGCCCTCGGGGCCTACGTGCAGCAGACGCTCCGCCTGTTCCGGCCCCTCTCGCTCAACGCCGGGATCCGGGTCGACCTCGACTCGCGTATCCCGCTCGAGTACGTGGCGAACGCGATCTCGCCGCGCGCCGCGCTGATCCTCACCCCGGATGAGCGCGTGTCGCTCAAGCTCATCTACTCGAGCGCGTTCCGCGCCCCCAGCTTCGTCGAGCTCTACACCGTGAGCGGCAGGCTCCTGCCGAACCCGGACGGCCTCAAGCCGGAGAAGGTCTCCTCCCTGGAGGCGGTCTCGTCGTTCAGGAGCGGCGCGTACTCCTTCACGGCCGGCGGCTTCTACTCGGACTGGCGGGACGTCATCGAGCTCCAGCTCCTGAGGGCCAAGGCGCCCAGCGTCTCGAGGTACAACAACGTGCCAGGCATCGAGAACTACGGCGCGAACCTCGGCTTCGAGACGAGCTTCCTCGAGCGGAAGCTGCGCGTCGGCGTGAACTCCACGTTCGCCGCGACGCGACGCCGCATGTCCGAGCAGCAGATCACCCGGAACGCGCGCTTCGGCACCGGCGACGACGTCCCCATCACGGTCGCGCCGCAGGTGTACGGCAACGCCCGTGTATCGTACGAGGTCGGCTCAGGGGCCGTGTCCCTGGCGGCCGCTTACATGGGCCGGCGGATCGCCGACCAGGCGTACTATGGCGGCGATCCGTCGAACATCGCCCCTCGCCCCGAGGTGCCGCCGCAGGTCGAGCTCCGCGCGGCGGTGACGGGCGCGATACCCGGGGTGAAGGGCGCCGGGTACACGCTCGGCGGGCAATACGCGTTCTCGGGCCATGAGCCCTACGTCGTCGGGCCCAACCAGGGGCAGCCGCGCTACCTCGTCGAGAGCGGCCCGACCGCGGATTTCGCGCTAAAAAACCGCCTCACGCTCTTCGCCGGGATCGAGCTCCACCTCGACGACGACGCCGCCGCAGGCAGCCCGGCCGCGGCGGCCAGGCCCTCCTCCATCGCGACCGTCGGGCGCGCGAGCCACGGAGCTTCACCGTGA
- a CDS encoding response regulator, protein MSQGGRILVIDDSEIVLMRIRVELASAGYEVVTTTQLVGTARHLRGCDLVIVDFFMPGLDGAAVLRSLKAAVPEGDKPPLFYLYTTDAEAGSRYAELGFDGVFSRKGDLLALTPQVQAALRIRKLAGLSRGKERRT, encoded by the coding sequence ATGTCACAAGGCGGACGCATCCTGGTGATCGATGACAGCGAGATCGTGCTGATGCGGATCCGCGTCGAGCTGGCGAGCGCCGGCTACGAGGTGGTCACGACGACGCAGCTCGTGGGCACGGCCCGCCACCTGCGCGGCTGCGATCTCGTCATCGTCGACTTCTTCATGCCGGGCCTCGACGGCGCCGCCGTCCTCCGCTCGCTCAAGGCCGCGGTGCCCGAGGGCGACAAGCCGCCGCTCTTCTACCTCTACACAACGGACGCCGAGGCCGGATCGCGGTACGCGGAGCTCGGCTTCGACGGCGTCTTCAGCAGGAAAGGCGATCTCCTCGCCCTCACCCCGCAGGTGCAAGCCGCGCTCCGCATCCGCAAGCTCGCCGGCCTGTCGCGCGGCAAGGAACGCAGGACATGA
- a CDS encoding PPK2 family polyphosphate kinase, producing the protein MPITRLTKPDSKFRLDDVSTDPPRDATKQEAAERLKELGGELLELQELMWGARTHSVLIVLQGRDAAGKDGAIKNVVGALNPRGVAVSSFGVPTKEEREHDFLWRIHRQAPRAGEFAIFNRSHYEDVLVVRVHDLAPKSLWGERYDHINDFEELLAEHGTIVIKFFLHISKKEQEERLLEREENPSTAWKLNVNDWKERERWDEYTEAYDEVFRRCSSKHAPWYIVPADAKWYRNLVVAETVTETMREYRDGWLKTLERNGKAGREELDEYRRSRGGRSKG; encoded by the coding sequence ATGCCCATCACGCGACTCACGAAGCCTGATTCGAAGTTTCGCCTCGATGACGTCTCGACCGATCCGCCTCGGGACGCGACGAAGCAGGAGGCTGCGGAGCGGCTCAAGGAGCTCGGGGGCGAGCTGCTCGAGCTGCAGGAGCTCATGTGGGGAGCGAGGACGCACAGCGTCCTCATCGTCCTTCAGGGCCGCGACGCGGCCGGCAAGGACGGGGCGATCAAGAACGTCGTCGGCGCGCTGAACCCGCGCGGCGTCGCGGTGAGCTCGTTCGGCGTGCCGACGAAGGAGGAGCGGGAGCACGACTTCTTGTGGCGTATCCACCGGCAGGCGCCGCGCGCGGGGGAGTTTGCCATCTTCAACCGCTCTCACTACGAGGATGTGCTCGTCGTGCGCGTGCACGATCTCGCGCCCAAGTCGCTGTGGGGGGAGCGCTACGATCACATCAACGACTTCGAGGAGCTGCTCGCCGAGCACGGGACCATCGTGATCAAGTTCTTCCTGCACATCAGCAAGAAGGAGCAGGAGGAGCGGCTGCTGGAGCGCGAGGAGAACCCGTCGACCGCGTGGAAGCTCAACGTGAACGACTGGAAAGAGCGAGAGCGCTGGGACGAGTACACCGAGGCTTACGACGAGGTCTTCCGGCGCTGCTCGTCCAAGCACGCGCCCTGGTACATCGTGCCGGCCGACGCAAAGTGGTACCGCAACCTCGTCGTCGCCGAGACCGTGACCGAGACGATGCGGGAATACCGCGACGGCTGGCTGAAGACGCTCGAGCGGAACGGGAAGGCGGGCCGCGAGGAGCTCGACGAGTACCGGAGGTCGCGGGGTGGGCGGAGCAAGGGGTGA
- a CDS encoding DUF4350 domain-containing protein: MSRRRRLFLALFALSAGAPLARDARAEDAQRNVHWSVREVLEDDRYRFCHEDDYPLTPEEHAWCPIIAGSSDVCPQLPAACKLPAVELSRSVVSRRGGRGGRDASGNHPASGKPADRGPSEDERRRPGSERRVDLSGMSVVASVLFIGLLVVFFGGVIHALLKNLLRDRAPAAEAKEEKAPARGPTPEEAAKREVETDVQRLLARARSHAGRGDYARAIDDAYAALLRRLDGDGLIEIHPSRTNGDYVRSLRERPDLKGAMRSIVRDVEGVQFGVTPPSEPIFRAVMDRVVPLVSRALALALVAFGLSAALSCTPHAGGDEGGGDRSPSGTQAVLEVLKDQGFKARRRGEALAAPDRALALVVLPGATIDDATWKDLFAWVSDKGGTLFLAGLPRLPDEVGLGLRVAQDAETSTALAADWSRGLRASLPPGKRLVDLYGDDPDDSFMILRGESSSTAGIVRRLGQGKVVVVADDRLVSNVSLAAPDNAQLFLDLLRFTPPATEVEIVDEWTGVGAETPFAAVREAYLWPLIAQLFLLLALLYLWKGSAFARLRDPPAAGRRAFADHARALGLAYRRARASRHAAGLYASWALDRLRERVHRSGRRGLIPLAEAIAARTGRSEPEVMRVLVEASGARDEAAPASSLRAPQSSRGARPSPRPRDGAAADLELVRELQGFLDATGQRTSDRKTT, translated from the coding sequence GTGAGCCGCCGCAGGCGCCTCTTCCTCGCCCTCTTCGCGCTCTCCGCGGGCGCGCCGCTCGCGCGGGACGCCCGGGCGGAGGACGCGCAAAGGAACGTCCACTGGAGCGTGCGCGAGGTCCTCGAGGACGATCGCTACCGCTTCTGCCACGAGGACGACTACCCGCTCACCCCCGAGGAGCACGCGTGGTGCCCGATCATCGCCGGATCGAGCGACGTGTGCCCGCAGCTCCCCGCCGCGTGCAAGCTGCCCGCCGTCGAGCTCTCGCGATCGGTCGTGTCCCGCCGCGGCGGCCGCGGCGGTCGCGACGCGTCCGGCAACCATCCCGCCAGCGGCAAGCCGGCCGATCGCGGCCCGAGCGAGGACGAGCGCCGCCGCCCCGGATCCGAGAGGCGCGTCGATCTCTCGGGGATGAGCGTCGTCGCGTCGGTGCTCTTCATCGGCCTGCTCGTTGTCTTCTTCGGAGGGGTGATCCACGCGCTGCTGAAGAACCTGCTCCGCGATCGCGCCCCCGCCGCCGAGGCCAAGGAGGAGAAGGCGCCCGCGCGCGGCCCCACGCCCGAGGAGGCGGCGAAGCGCGAGGTCGAGACCGACGTGCAGCGCCTGCTCGCGCGCGCGCGCAGCCACGCGGGGCGCGGCGACTATGCTCGCGCGATCGACGACGCGTACGCCGCGCTCCTGCGCCGCCTCGACGGGGATGGTCTCATCGAGATCCACCCCTCTCGCACCAACGGCGATTACGTGCGCAGCCTGCGCGAACGGCCCGATCTCAAGGGCGCGATGCGATCGATCGTGCGCGACGTGGAGGGCGTGCAGTTCGGCGTCACGCCGCCCTCCGAGCCGATCTTCCGCGCGGTGATGGATCGCGTCGTCCCGCTCGTGAGCCGCGCGCTCGCGCTCGCGCTCGTCGCCTTCGGCCTCTCCGCCGCGCTGTCCTGTACGCCGCACGCGGGCGGCGACGAGGGCGGCGGCGACCGCTCGCCCTCGGGCACCCAGGCGGTGCTCGAGGTGCTCAAGGACCAGGGCTTCAAGGCGCGGCGCCGCGGCGAGGCGCTCGCGGCGCCCGATCGCGCGCTCGCGCTGGTGGTCCTGCCGGGCGCGACGATCGACGACGCGACGTGGAAGGACCTCTTCGCGTGGGTGAGCGACAAGGGCGGCACGCTCTTCCTCGCCGGGCTCCCGCGCCTGCCCGACGAGGTCGGGCTCGGCCTGCGCGTGGCCCAGGACGCCGAGACGTCGACGGCGCTCGCCGCGGACTGGTCACGCGGGCTCCGCGCCTCGCTCCCGCCCGGCAAGCGCCTCGTCGACCTGTACGGCGACGACCCCGACGATTCCTTCATGATCCTCCGGGGCGAATCGTCCTCGACCGCGGGCATCGTCCGCCGCCTCGGCCAGGGCAAGGTCGTCGTCGTCGCGGATGATCGCCTCGTGTCGAACGTCTCGCTCGCGGCCCCCGACAACGCGCAGCTCTTCCTCGATCTGCTCCGGTTCACGCCCCCCGCGACCGAGGTCGAGATCGTCGATGAGTGGACCGGCGTCGGCGCCGAGACGCCCTTCGCGGCCGTGCGCGAGGCGTACCTCTGGCCCTTGATCGCGCAGCTCTTCCTGCTCCTCGCGCTGCTCTACCTCTGGAAGGGCAGCGCCTTCGCGCGCCTCCGCGATCCGCCCGCCGCGGGCCGCCGCGCCTTCGCCGATCACGCGCGCGCGCTCGGCCTCGCCTACCGGCGCGCGCGCGCCTCGCGCCACGCCGCGGGCCTCTACGCGAGCTGGGCGCTCGACCGCCTGCGCGAGCGCGTGCACCGGTCCGGCCGGCGGGGCCTCATCCCGCTCGCCGAGGCGATCGCCGCGCGCACCGGCCGCTCCGAGCCTGAGGTGATGCGCGTGCTGGTCGAGGCCTCCGGCGCCCGCGACGAGGCCGCGCCCGCCTCCTCGCTCCGCGCGCCGCAGAGCTCGCGCGGCGCGCGGCCCTCGCCCCGCCCGCGCGACGGCGCCGCCGCCGATCTCGAGCTCGTGCGCGAGCTCCAGGGCTTCCTCGACGCGACCGGTCAGCGAACCTCCGATCGAAAGACGACATGA
- a CDS encoding RDD family protein has protein sequence MIHRETLREPLDTSAEIETPEHVRFRHQIAGPARRALAYLIDLVVRGVIVFAVGMLAAIGGIAVGPALRGASTGFVLLVLFAIEWGYYVFFETLWSGRTPGKRALSLRVVTDGGQPLRFGDSLLRNLLRAADLLPPFIEPLSFLGTYAVGLAVMGRDPRFRRLGDLVGGTLVIVEERHTVAGRFALRPAPRPAELASLPARLPLSGEELDAIELFLRRLDRLSPARANELAEMTAPVFARRMGVRYKDATRFLGVLHYRAHAHRGQEGAASGPKPRRKKEVSA, from the coding sequence ATGATCCACCGCGAAACGCTCCGCGAGCCGCTCGACACGAGCGCCGAGATCGAGACGCCGGAGCACGTGCGGTTCCGCCACCAGATCGCGGGCCCCGCGCGGCGCGCGCTCGCGTACCTCATCGATCTGGTGGTGCGCGGCGTCATCGTCTTCGCGGTCGGGATGCTCGCCGCGATCGGCGGCATCGCCGTGGGGCCGGCGCTGCGCGGCGCGTCGACGGGCTTCGTGCTGCTGGTCCTCTTCGCGATCGAGTGGGGGTATTACGTCTTCTTCGAGACCCTCTGGAGCGGCCGCACGCCCGGCAAGCGCGCTCTCTCGCTGCGCGTCGTCACCGACGGCGGCCAGCCGCTCCGCTTCGGGGACAGCCTGCTGCGCAACCTGCTGCGCGCCGCGGATCTGCTCCCCCCGTTCATCGAGCCGCTCTCGTTCCTCGGCACGTACGCGGTCGGCCTCGCCGTCATGGGCCGTGATCCGCGCTTCCGCCGCCTCGGCGATCTCGTGGGCGGCACCCTCGTGATCGTCGAGGAGCGCCACACCGTCGCCGGCCGGTTCGCCCTCCGCCCTGCGCCGCGCCCCGCGGAGCTCGCGAGCCTGCCCGCGCGCCTCCCGCTCTCCGGCGAGGAGCTCGACGCCATCGAGCTCTTCCTCCGCCGCCTCGATCGCCTCTCGCCCGCGCGCGCCAACGAGCTCGCCGAGATGACCGCGCCCGTGTTCGCGCGGCGCATGGGCGTCCGCTACAAGGACGCGACGCGCTTCCTCGGCGTCCTCCACTACCGCGCGCACGCGCACCGCGGTCAGGAGGGGGCCGCGAGCGGCCCCAAGCCCCGCCGCAAGAAGGAGGTGAGCGCGTGA